The window AGACAGGCAACGGCAACTCCAACGTCGACGGAGCTTATGTGCGCGCGGCCGTCCGCACGCTGGACGACGGCACCAAGATCAAATACGGCGAACTTTTCCGGGCCGGCAGTCCTGGCAGGCTCGACAAGCTCGACGACAAGTCCAATGGCGGCAAGGTCGGCAAGACGATGGTGGAGATCCATCGCTATCTCACTGGCGGCGCCCCGATGGCCGGCAACAACAAGCTGAAGACGGACTACACCGGAAACATCACGGGCACCTCTGCGTCCAAGGCCATCTATGCATTGCCAGGCAACGCCCTCAGCGCTTTCGCCGGCACGGCGTACAACAGCCCGAACACGGCCCATTGCACCGGCACCTACGTCATCTACATCAGCAACGGCGCTCCGCAGGACAACACCAGTGACACCATGATGGCTGCCGATGCGCTGCGGGCGGTTGGCGGCACGACGACAACCATTGCCCTGACTCCCAGCGGCTCCCAGGACAACATGGCGGACGAGTGGGCCAAGTTCCTGAACACCAGCCTCGGCGTGAAGGTCTACACCATCGAGGCTGCCGCCGCGAGCGGTGGCCAGGGACCCGGCTGGACGGCGCTGCTCAAGAGCATGGCCGGCCAGAGCAAGGGCGAGTACTACGACCTGAGCGCAAAGCCGGACCTGGGCGCGGCCCTGGGCGACGCGCTCAACGACATCTTCAGCAAGATCCAGTCCGTCAACAGCGTGTTCTCCTCGGTGAGCCTGCCCGTGAGCGTCAACACGCAGGGCACTTACCTGAACCAGGTGTTCGTCGGCATGTTCCGTCCCGACCAGGACGCCCTGCCGCGCTGGAATGGCAACCTCAAGCAGTACAAGCTGGGCCTGGATGGCAACAAGCAGCTGGTCCTGCAGGATGCCGACGATGCCAACGCCATCAACACCGAAACGGGCTTCATCGCTCCGTGCGCACGCAGCTTCTGGACACCCGCACGCAGCGACACAGACAAGTACTGGAGTTTCCGCCCGGCCGGGGACTGCATCGGCAAGGAGGTCGCCGACAGTCCTGACGGGAACATCGTGGAAAAGGGTGCGCAGGGCTATCTGTTGCGACACATGACGCTGGCTGCCCGGAACGTCAAGACCTGCGCGCTGGGCGCCTGCACGGGCTTGATCGACTTCAGCACCGGCAACGTGGCGCGCTCGGACGTCGGCGTAGCGACCGACGCCGACCGCGACACGCTGGTCAGCTGGGTCCGCGGCGCCGACAACAAGGGCGACGAAAGATTGGACAGCAGCGGCAACCCTCTGAAGGACAGCAACGGCAATCCCCTGATCTACCCCACCGCGATGCGCCCGTCGGTGCACGGCGACGTGGTGCATTCGCGCCCGGTGGCCATCAACTACGGCACCGATGCAGCGCCGCAAGTCGTGGTGTTCTATGGCGGCAATGACGGCGCACTTCGCGCGATCAACGGCAATCGCAGCACGACGAGCACGCTGTTCGGTTCGGCCCCCGCGGGCAGCGAGCTGTGGTCGTTCATCCCGCCGGAGTTCTACGGCAGTCTGAAGCGGCTGCGCGACAACACCCTCCGCATCAACTACCCCCAGACCGCCGCCACGACCACCGGCGCCGCCGCACCCAAGCCCTATGGCATGGATGGTCCGGTGTCGGCATATCGGCAGGGCAGCGATACCTGGCTGTTCGCATCCATGCGCCGCGGCGGTCGCGCGCTCTACGCATTCGACGTGTCGAGCCCGACGGCGCCTACGCTCAAATGGCGCAAGGGCTGCCCCAACCAGGACAACGACACCGGGTGCGATACCGGCTTCGCCGGCATCGGCCAGACCTGGTCGGCACCGAAGGTCGTGAAGGCTTCGGGCTACAGCAGCGGGCCGCTGCTGGTCTTCGGCGGCGGCTACGACAAGTGCGAGGACGTCGACACGGCTTACCCGGCAATCACGTGCAGTGCAGGCACCAAGGGCAACAAGGTCTATGTGCTCGACGCCAGTTCGGGCACTGTGCTCAAGACCTTCACCACCGGCCGCGCGGTGTCCGGCGAGGTCACGATCGTGAACGACGCCGCGGGATTGGCCAAGTACGCCTACGCGGCGGATCTGGGCGGAGATGTCTACCGCATCGACATCAAGGACGCCGCACCCGGCGCCTGGACCATGATGCGGCTCGCCTCGCTCGGATGCGACGATCCGGTTGTCACGTGCACGCCCAACCGGAAGTTCATGTTCGGCCCCGACGTCGTCGAGGACAACGGCGTGTACGTGCTGCTCCTGGGCTCGGGCGACCGCGAGAAGCCGCTGCGGTACTACAGCAATGCCTTGTCCGCCGCCAACCGGTTCTACATGCTGGTGGACAAGCCCTCCGACGGTACCTGGCTGGACGCCGAACCCCTGCGCTGCGGTTCCCTCAGGGTACTGTGCCACCAGTCACTGGTGGCGATCACCGGAGCGTCGGCGCCGACCGGCGCCGAACTGGCGGCCAAGAAGGGCTGGTACCTGACGCTCGCGGCCGGCGAGCAGGTCGTGACCTCGTCCGTCACGGCCTATGGCATCACGACATTCAGCACCCACATACCGAGCGATCCCGCCACGCAAAGCCAGACCTGCCGCGCCGACCTCGGCACCGCCAGCGTCTACAACGTGTCCTACCTCGACGCGTCGCCCCCGCAGGGAGGGACGCGTTCCGACGTCATCGTCGGTGGCGGCCTGGCACCCTCTCCTTTCGTGGGCCGGGTCAGAGACGACAACGGCAGCCAGCGCGACGTCGTCATCGGAGGCAGCCGGGACTCGGTCCTGAGCCCCAAGGAGGCGGTCGGCAAAGCCGCCTTCCGCCAGCCCAAGGGCCGGGTCTACTGGTTCATCCAGAAGTGAGCGCTGCAGACGTCCAACGCTCGCCCACGGCCATGCTCGGAGCCGCCCCGGGCAACCGCAGGCGCGGCTTCACCCTGATCGAGCTGATGGTCACGATCACCGTGCTGGCGATCCTGCTCACGGTGGCCGTGCCCTCCTTCGATGGAATCCGGCTTTCCAACCGCCTGACCTCCTACGCCACCGATCTGGTCACCGGCAGTCAATTGGCGCGCACGGAGGCCATCAAGCGCAACACCTCGGTCACGATGTGCGTGTCCGCCGACGGCACCGGCTGCAGCACCTCGGGCGGCTGGGAGACCGGCTGGATCGTCCTCAGCGGCACGACGGTCATCCAACGACACCCGGCCGCCGCCGCCGGCTACAAGCTGACGGAAGCCGGCGGCACCACCTCGCTGACATTCGAGGCCACCGGCGTCGGCGCCAGCCAGGCGACCTTCACCATCTGCCGCGCGAGCCCCAGCGTCGGCGGCCAAGAGCGCGTGGTCAAGATCAGCGCCACCGGGCGGGCCGCGATCACGCGGACGGCGCTCGGCACCTGCGCCTGAAGCGTGGTGCACGATTTTTTGTGCGATCCTCGCCGACTGCAAAACCGGCCGCCGAGTCCCCTTCGGCGCCACGACAACAACGGAGCATAGGCATGGGACGGGCCTCTCACTGACATGGAAAACCAGCTCGCCTGGGCCCTGGCCGCCTGCGCACGCGTCATGCGCCCGGTCGTCCGGCTCGCTTTGGCGATGGGAGTCAAGCATCCCCATCTCGAGGAACTGCTGCGTGACCTGCTGCTGAGCGAGGCGCGCCGTTCCTGGCAGGCCCAGGGGGTGAGGAACCCCAACCTCAGCCAACTCTCGGTGTCGACCGGTCTCAACCGCAAGGCCGTCACCAGCAAAGTCCGCGAGCTGGGCGAAGCCCTGCCTCATACCGAAATGTCGGCGGCCGCCAAGACCTTCACCCTGTGGCTGCAGATGCTGGCCGAGCACCCCGAACACCGGCGCCTGCCCATCGTGGCCGAGGCCGGCGTGCCCTCCTTCGAAACGGTGGCCAGGCAAGCGAGCCGCGGCAACATGCACCATCGCGCGATCCTCGACGAGTTGGTCCGCCTGAACATGGTGGCCGAGCACGAGGGCCGTGTCGAAATCACGGCCGAAGCCTTCGTGCCCGCGAAGGATCTGCAATCCATGCTCGCCTTCTTCGGCGACAACGCCCGCGATCACCTGCTGGCCGCCGTGTCCAACACCCTGGGCGAACGCGCGCCCCTGCTCGAGCGGGCCGTCTACGCCAACGGCGTGACCCTGCAGGATTGCCAAGGCATCGAGCAACTGGTCCGGCAACGCTGGAGCAGTCTGCATCATGAGCTGACGCACGAGATGACACGGGCCGTGACCTCGGCCGCCGGCAGTGCGTCGGGCCGAATCCGTGTGGGCATCTATACCTACTACGAGGCCGAATCCACCGACCCGGCGGAAGCCGGATCCGGCGTGCCCCCGACCGCGCAAGAAGGGAAGAAATGAAGAACAGCCTCGTGAGAAGCGGCTTGATCGCAGCGTCGATGACCCTCCTGCTCTCGTGCGGGGGCGGCAGCGACAGCGGCAGCTTCAACCCTGGCGGGACAAGCGGCGCTTCGTCCGGCACTGCGTTCCGCGGCCTCTCCAGCAACGCCTCGGGCGACGGCGTGTCGGCATCTGCAGCGGGAACGAGCGCGTCGGATGGAACAGGCTCGGTCGATGGATCGGGCGTATCGGACGGCGGCTCGTCGACAGCCGCTGCCGGCGGCGACGACTCGGGCGTGGGATCGGGTGGAACCGGCGTGAGCACCGCGGACGCCGTGGGCATCGGCGGCGTCGATGGCCTGGGCAGCATCATCGTCAACGGGCTGCGGTACGACACCGACAGCGCCGTCTTCAGCGTCGAGGACGCTCCGGCTCTTCAGATCGGGATGACCGCCAAGGTCACCGGCGCCTTCAATGCCGAATTCACCAGCGGCGTCGCAAAACAGGTGGTCTCCGCCGCGGAACTGCGCGGACCGGTCGCCAGTGTCGATCTGGCCGGCGGCAGCTTCGCCCTCATGGGCACCACCGTGACGACGGACGAAGCAACGGTATGGGCCCAGGCGCCCGGGCTGGTCGGGTTGCTGCCGGGCACAGCCGTTCAGGTCTGGGGCCTGCCCGCCGCGCCCGGCGTGCTTCGCGCCACGCGGGTCGACCAGCACCCGGCGAGCTCGGCCCGTATCGCTACGGGCACCGTGCAAAACCTGAACACCGGCTCGCGCATCTTCACGCTGGGCAGTCTGAGCGTCGACTACGGCACCGCCTCCTTCGCAGGCGGCATCGACGCCAGCACGCTGGCGAACGGGGCCATCGTCCGCGTGCGTGCCGCCGCCCAGGCAATGCCGGGCGTGCTGTCCGCCGCAGTGGTGGAGGCATGGCACACGGTGCCCCAGACGGGCAGCACCCCGGTTCAGCTGGCAGGCGTCATCACCGACTTCGTGTCACCGGATTCGTTCCGGCTGCTGGGTACGGAGGTCGATGCCGCCTCGGCGCAGATCACCGGCGGACTTGCCGGTGCCATCGGCAACGGCGTGAAGGTGGAAGCCGGTGGCACCATGGCCGCCGGCGTCCTCGTCGCGACGAAGCTCAAGATCAGGCATGTTCCAGGGACCGGCGGGCCCGCTTCGTTCAAGCTCATCGGCCCGGTGGCCGGCTACAGTTCTCCGGCGGCCTTCCAGGTGCGCGGCCAGCCG is drawn from Variovorax sp. PBS-H4 and contains these coding sequences:
- a CDS encoding pilus assembly protein, which translates into the protein MKKNFLKPLWAAALLVLQLSTPARAEDIDLFTGYTPAIADLPNVIFVLDNTANWNQPFEAEMTALANAFASLKPDRFRVGLMMFSETGNGNSNVDGAYVRAAVRTLDDGTKIKYGELFRAGSPGRLDKLDDKSNGGKVGKTMVEIHRYLTGGAPMAGNNKLKTDYTGNITGTSASKAIYALPGNALSAFAGTAYNSPNTAHCTGTYVIYISNGAPQDNTSDTMMAADALRAVGGTTTTIALTPSGSQDNMADEWAKFLNTSLGVKVYTIEAAAASGGQGPGWTALLKSMAGQSKGEYYDLSAKPDLGAALGDALNDIFSKIQSVNSVFSSVSLPVSVNTQGTYLNQVFVGMFRPDQDALPRWNGNLKQYKLGLDGNKQLVLQDADDANAINTETGFIAPCARSFWTPARSDTDKYWSFRPAGDCIGKEVADSPDGNIVEKGAQGYLLRHMTLAARNVKTCALGACTGLIDFSTGNVARSDVGVATDADRDTLVSWVRGADNKGDERLDSSGNPLKDSNGNPLIYPTAMRPSVHGDVVHSRPVAINYGTDAAPQVVVFYGGNDGALRAINGNRSTTSTLFGSAPAGSELWSFIPPEFYGSLKRLRDNTLRINYPQTAATTTGAAAPKPYGMDGPVSAYRQGSDTWLFASMRRGGRALYAFDVSSPTAPTLKWRKGCPNQDNDTGCDTGFAGIGQTWSAPKVVKASGYSSGPLLVFGGGYDKCEDVDTAYPAITCSAGTKGNKVYVLDASSGTVLKTFTTGRAVSGEVTIVNDAAGLAKYAYAADLGGDVYRIDIKDAAPGAWTMMRLASLGCDDPVVTCTPNRKFMFGPDVVEDNGVYVLLLGSGDREKPLRYYSNALSAANRFYMLVDKPSDGTWLDAEPLRCGSLRVLCHQSLVAITGASAPTGAELAAKKGWYLTLAAGEQVVTSSVTAYGITTFSTHIPSDPATQSQTCRADLGTASVYNVSYLDASPPQGGTRSDVIVGGGLAPSPFVGRVRDDNGSQRDVVIGGSRDSVLSPKEAVGKAAFRQPKGRVYWFIQK
- a CDS encoding GspH/FimT family pseudopilin — encoded protein: MSAADVQRSPTAMLGAAPGNRRRGFTLIELMVTITVLAILLTVAVPSFDGIRLSNRLTSYATDLVTGSQLARTEAIKRNTSVTMCVSADGTGCSTSGGWETGWIVLSGTTVIQRHPAAAAGYKLTEAGGTTSLTFEATGVGASQATFTICRASPSVGGQERVVKISATGRAAITRTALGTCA
- a CDS encoding DUF6502 family protein translates to MENQLAWALAACARVMRPVVRLALAMGVKHPHLEELLRDLLLSEARRSWQAQGVRNPNLSQLSVSTGLNRKAVTSKVRELGEALPHTEMSAAAKTFTLWLQMLAEHPEHRRLPIVAEAGVPSFETVARQASRGNMHHRAILDELVRLNMVAEHEGRVEITAEAFVPAKDLQSMLAFFGDNARDHLLAAVSNTLGERAPLLERAVYANGVTLQDCQGIEQLVRQRWSSLHHELTHEMTRAVTSAAGSASGRIRVGIYTYYEAESTDPAEAGSGVPPTAQEGKK
- a CDS encoding DUF5666 domain-containing protein encodes the protein MKNSLVRSGLIAASMTLLLSCGGGSDSGSFNPGGTSGASSGTAFRGLSSNASGDGVSASAAGTSASDGTGSVDGSGVSDGGSSTAAAGGDDSGVGSGGTGVSTADAVGIGGVDGLGSIIVNGLRYDTDSAVFSVEDAPALQIGMTAKVTGAFNAEFTSGVAKQVVSAAELRGPVASVDLAGGSFALMGTTVTTDEATVWAQAPGLVGLLPGTAVQVWGLPAAPGVLRATRVDQHPASSARIATGTVQNLNTGSRIFTLGSLSVDYGTASFAGGIDASTLANGAIVRVRAAAQAMPGVLSAAVVEAWHTVPQTGSTPVQLAGVITDFVSPDSFRLLGTEVDAASAQITGGLAGAIGNGVKVEAGGTMAAGVLVATKLKIRHVPGTGGPASFKLIGPVAGYSSPAAFQVRGQPVDASGPGVVFENGTVVNLSNGKQVTVSGSQIVDGVLLAEQISFD